In the genome of Cercospora beticola chromosome 2, complete sequence, one region contains:
- a CDS encoding uncharacterized protein (antiSMASH:Cluster_8), giving the protein MASKKDMRRPDLIVPYQPPEKDESSTDFQSTMTSTLPMAAIFTRNKLLGWTAVLFSLQSWLTETPAQKAASSSPAYLSVGMAIMSLGVGYMPLLLPPTTGPRAGAGSGTEAPAPAP; this is encoded by the exons ATGGCCTCCAAGAAGGACATGCGTCGACCGGACCTGA TTGTACCTTACCAACCTCCTGAGAAGGATGAGAGCAGCACAGACTTTCAGA GCACGATGACAAGTACTCTGCCAATGGCAGCC ATCTTCACAAGGAACAA GCTCTTGGGATGGACCGCCGTCCTGTTTTCACTCCAAAGCTGGCTCACTGAGACCCCCGCGCAGAAAGCAGCCTCGTCCTCACCCGCGTACCTATCCGTGGGTATGGCCATCATGTCATTAGGCGTCG GATATATGCCGCTTCTGCTGCCACCTACGACAGGACCTCGAGCAGGTGCTGGAAGCGGAACAGAGGCCCCGGCTCCTGCCCCATAA
- a CDS encoding uncharacterized protein (antiSMASH:Cluster_8), with translation MASPEPVDDGEPPTEAETHQHEKQEIERLLRAIGEDLERRLAALLHFNVAIQSMQASLSDGTKDMMDRLLMVYCRSSPKLDIEDSLHEPLRLKMETLRAANTHEGDPTADILLFPFCNQLCSAYCTASNELRDSASNCWSVVWRLTQHNVLKDGDHIKEHVNVDIERYEASLSAFRRDLAKCAADTFNSVRRTIGALRDTFEQLRLEAKKNCDGSDVQRFYSPMSRCEQYYFLIAMAERLQKPPFSDGTHARRNRELRHNLEAAMFLLSFEEQREWIRKAYELVDVKVREDLQKAFPSDFAETLQD, from the exons ATGGCATCGCCAGAGCCAGTCGACGACGGCGAACCGCCCACTGAGGCCGAAACGCACCAACATGAGAAGCAAGAGAT CGAGAGGCTTCTTAGGGCAATCGGCGAGGATTTGGAGCGCAGGCTTGCTGCTCTGTTGCACTTCAATGTCGCGATTCAGAGCATGCAAGCCTCCCTGTCCGACGGGACCAAAGACATGATGGATCGGCTTCTTATGGTCTA TTGCCGCTCTTCTCCAAAACTCGATATCGAAGACTCACTGCATGAGCCCCTTCGACTGAAGATGGAGACGTTGCGCGCGGCGAACACTCACGAGGGTGATCCTACGGCCGACATTCTGCTCTTCCCATTCTGCAATCAGCTCTGCTCGGCGTACTGCACAGCAAGCAACGAATTGCGGGACTCAGCCAGCAACTGCTGGTCCGTGGTATGGAGGTTGACTCAACACAATGTGCTCAAGGACGGTGACCACATAAAGGAGCATGTCAATGTCGATATTGAGAGGTACGAAGCTTCCCTATCAGCATTTCGTCGAGACCTTGCGAAGTGCGCGGCGGACACCTTCAATTCGGTTCGTCGCACCATCGGAGCGCTGCGCGATACGTTCGAACAACTTCGACTCGAGGCCAAGAAAAATTGCGATGGCTCAGATGTCCAACGCTTCTACAGTCCGATGAGTCGCTGTGAACAATATTATTTCCTCATCGCAATGGCCGAACGCCTTCAAAAGCCTCCGTTCAGCGACGGGACCCACGCGAGACGCAATCGCGAACTGCGGCATAACCTCGAAGCAGCCATGTTCCTCCTGAGCTTCGAAGAACAACGTGAATGGATTCGGAAGGCGTATGAGTTGGTCGACGTCAAGGTCCGTGAGGACCTACAGAAGGCCTTTCCAAGCGACTTCGCGGAGACTTTGCAAGACTGA
- a CDS encoding uncharacterized protein (antiSMASH:Cluster_8): MEDIEPVDWTTLPTELFELVGTFLPTKDLRAVRLINRSANEKILRHYTKVNFSTISILLCYATSIREAAKIVAHPTFGTAIRQISLCVDTIILRNPYINPNSYLEIYAIGNYYDGHDNDAQIFNSSECIDEIADMNENGEDRQIFERVWQRLKEINKLETVHLTDSQLMVPGSEVEQRTPIAWQEFWGSGALSFPCIEAKKLPTLVTALDTLAEKDLMLDTFYMEPNRWAYLVDGPLTSSHTLDAKLFRQLKKLHLRVAPSRSGDSVRFGSMTGLGSSISAMRRLKQLTIECPGWCVMHNPRYTQEHLEDAIRGQVDHVSHVMFEHDFVLPGTVEHLYVKAHWVSLVDMGDLIRTNPQLKTLQVYAVVQEALGDEHSMDSGDVVAELRGSTGNSEVELDIHVPSKYRYEAER, translated from the coding sequence ATGGAGGACATCGAGCCTGTCGACTGGACCACGCTGCCAACGGAGCTCTTTGAGCTCGTAGGCACCTTTCTTCCCACGAAAGACCTTCGCGCCGTCCGACTTATCAACCGCAGTGCAAATGAGAAGATACTTCGGCACTACACCAAAGTCAACTTCTCAACCATCAGCATTCTGCTCTGCTACGCTACAAGCATTCGCGAAGCAGCCAAGATAGTCGCACACCCAACATTCGGGACGGCTATTCGTCAGATCTCTTTGTGCGTCGACACGATCATTCTGAGAAACCCCTATATCAACCCGAACAGTTACCTGGAAATATATGCCATCGGGAATTACTATGATGGTCACGACAATGACGCCCAGATTTTCAACTCTTCCGAGTGCATCGACGAAATCGCGGACATGAATGAGAATGGCGAGGACAGGCAGATCTTCGAGCGGGTTTGGCAGAGACTAAAGGAGATCAACAAACTCGAAACGGTGCACTTGACGGATAGTCAGCTCATGGTCCCAGGAAGCGAGGTCGAGCAGCGAACACCCATTGCCTGGCAAGAGTTTTGGGGCAGCGGCGCTCTTTCTTTCCCCTGCATagaggcgaagaagcttCCAACATTGGTTACCGCTCTTGATACCTTGGCCGAGAAAGATCTCATGCTGGACACCTTTTACATGGAGCCGAATCGATGGGCATACCTTGTGGATGGCCCTTTGACTTCAAGCCACACTCTTGATGCGAAGCTCTTCCGTCagctcaagaagctgcaTCTGAGAGTGGCGCCAAGCCGTTCTGGCGACAGTGTGAGGTTCGGCAGTATGACCGGCCTAGGATCTTCGATCTCTGCGATGCGTCGATTGAAGCAACTTACGATCGAGTGTCCTGGATGGTGTGTCATGCACAATCCTCGCTACACCCAGGAGCACCTGGAGGACGCCATTCGGGGCCAGGTCGACCACGTTTCTCATGTGATGTTCGAGCACGACTTTGTGTTGCCTGGGACGGTAGAGCACCTCTACGTCAAGGCGCATTGGGTCAGCCTTGTAGACATGGGCGATCTGATTCGGACAAATCCTCAACTCAAGACGCTGCAGGTCTACGCCGTCGTCCAGGAGGCATTGGGTGACGAGCATTCGATGGACTCGGGTGATGTCGTGGCAGAGCTGCGTGGCAGCACCGGGAACAGTGAGGTGGAACTGGACATCCACGTTCCGTCGAAGTATCGCTATGAGGCAGAGAGGTAG
- a CDS encoding uncharacterized protein (antiSMASH:Cluster_8), translating into MERTTLSDLPAELFEAVANNVDKEGIGCLRLANKECYNRAQWAFAKVHFEDLVILPAYEPSLKDALKIVRERRFGSAVRQISICTDGIPSHEYLRIAFARIWVTLYSSESSFESKSAFLTQITTALNYENWETEADGEEFTPQRALKDSATVGTIDAMCEAIFDKLSNYKKTLEVVLTDCRKSATRPRKYAQLVRGGGMVFPSEMTPANENGAVRMLHCLSKCDVQVDNIRMEPGRWGLPVHSLLTDEACLASIANCLSTLKNAELVVWVKKDRDPHPLGKGRYIDQFMQVLQGAEQLESLSLEILDSGEGLSHEQIEEVTIRRFEKCDTLWTFDELLLLELKALSLVGGAVHFHELAPFIQRQPALRRLRLMNTVIYLSGPSEKEFESVERAFAMLLPDLEVSCEGYTRIYFVEG; encoded by the coding sequence ATGGAGAGAACAACACTTTCGGATCTCCCTGCTGAGCTCTTCGAGGCAGTGGCCAACAACGTCGATAAAGAAGGGATCGGTTGCCTTCGACTTGCCAACAAGGAGTGCTACAACAGGGCACAGTGGGCGTTCGCTAAAGTCCACTTCGAGGACCTTGTCATCCTACCGGCGTACGAGCCCAGTCTGAAGGACGCTCTCAAAATTGTTCGCGAGAGACGATTCGGCTCAGCAGTCCGGCAGATAAGCATCTGTACAGATGGCATACCATCACACGAGTATTTGCGAATCGCCTTCGCGAGAATCTGGGTTACTTTGTATAGTAGCGAGTCCTCGTTCGAATCGAAGTCCGCATTCTTGACGCAGATTACAACGGCGCTGAATTACGAGAATTGGGAAACCGAAGCTGACGGCGAAGAGTTCACTCCGCAGAGGGCTCTCAAAGACAGCGCGACAGTTGGAACCATTGATGCTATGTGCGAGgccatcttcgacaagctTTCGAATTACAAGAAGACCCTGGAAGTTGTTCTCACAGACTGCCGCAAGTCTGCTACTAGGCCACGGAAGTACGCGCAACTCGTTCGAGGAGGCGGGATGGTTTTTCCAAGCGAAATGACTCCGGCAAATGAAAATGGTGCAGTGCGAATGCTGCATTGCTTGTCGAAGTGCGACGTCCAGGTGGACAACATTCGAATGGAGCCTGGACGATGGGGCTTACCGGTACACTCCTTACTGACCGACGAGGCATGCTTGGCGTCTATTGCCAACTGTCTGTCAACTTTGAAGAACGCGGAATTGGTAGTGTGGGTTAAGAAGGACCGCGATCCTCATCCACTTGGGAAAGGCCGGTACATCGACCAGTTCATGCAGGTCCTTCAAGGTGCCGAGCAGCTCGAGTCTCTGTCGCTCGAGATTCTAGACAGCGGCGAAGGTCTGTCGCACGAGCAGATCGAGGAGGTCACCATTCGCAGATTCGAAAAGTGCGACACGTTGTGGACCTTTGAcgagcttttgctgctggagTTGAAGGCTTTGTCGCTCGTTGGAGGAGCTGTGCACTTCCACGAACTCGCACCCTTCATCCAGCGACAGCCCGCGCTCAGAAGACTGCGTTTGATGAACACGGTGATATATCTCAGCGGACCGAGCGAGAAGGAATTCGAGAGTGTCGAACGAGCGTTTGCGATGTTGCTGCCGGACCTGGAGGTCTCATGCGAAGGCTACACAAGGATTTACTTTGTGGAGGGTTGA
- a CDS encoding uncharacterized protein (antiSMASH:Cluster_8), with product MARFWEFAQLTDGWKNASYFDEIPLSKPSATSVDESTCNKSSGTKPNVSDESMQSQGKLYIGGIAAVYQNPSPLKKAGVTHVVSLLDWEMDEEGRKKVAEVTEAGKQRTRGAEIVQGDDRWLRIDVEDDERQDLAKWFEKTNHFIHQGLQEGGGVFVHCAMGVSRSATIVCAFLMWRFEVGREEALEWVRRGRARCRPNDGFWEQLGLYEKALQERRKMQGIPKL from the coding sequence ATGGCTCGATTTTGGGAGTTTGCTCAATTGACCGATGGCTGGAAAAACGCTTCGTACTTTGACGAGATACCTCTTTCGAAACCTTCGGCTACGTCTGTGGATGAATCAACATGCAACAAATCCTCTGGAACGAAACCGAATGTATCAGATGAGAGTATGCAAAGCCAAGGGAAATTGTACATCGGCGGCATCGCGGCTGTATATCAAAATCCTTCGCCATTGAAGAAGGCGGGTGTGACGCATGTGGTGAGTTTGTTGGATTGGGAAATGGACGAGGAAGGGAGGAAGAAAGTGGCAGAAGTCACTGAGGCTGGGAAGCAGAGGACTCGAGGTGCTGAAATTGTTCAAGGGGATGATAGATGGCTTCGAAtcgatgtcgaagacgatgaacgTCAAGACTTGGCCAAATGGTTCGAGAAGACAAATCACTTTATCCATCAGGGCCTTCAGGAAGGTGGTGGAGTCTTCGTGCACTGTGCCATGGGAGTGAGTCGATCCGCGACGATAGTCTGTGCATTCTTGATGTGGAGATTTGAAGTTGGGAGGGAAGAGGCTCTGGAATGGGTGAGGAGAGGAAGGGCAAGATGTAGGCCGAATGACGGTTTTTGGGAGCAGCTGGGTCTGTATGAAAAAGCTCTGCAGGAAAGACGGAAAATGCAGGGGATTCCCAAGTTGTAA
- a CDS encoding uncharacterized protein (antiSMASH:Cluster_8): MEDPSPQVQPRVEESTFAFDHNEPSSPFVSEANSRLISKTWDAPITKTEEEQHTMDIFATPTKHGLDDMAEDMENVPETGNTITKLRPATPPESKALPDSPVNEARRGSTDSDLMPPPQSTRKSQTPKRSPLKPSRNATGNAQTPRATTSPRKNSFGSELTQSTPRGSNNNPDTRTTHQYAEESSGFDDTCFSAFSEVPDMTTWAKIGQSPTKRGEALRTPGRQTDATPRTSRKRSSPSRSPSPTPRRSRVGSKSGHGHSSSQDGTTFLIDFTQQMDNMASYSRHASPAKSSTQPDLLKFMNSQRSPHKTTRQSYATPAKQSSIMNLLDFELPPAPTPRSVPTITVRELESLKSSYLSQISSLKATLSGREAEVESLKRAVGDAERRVGEAQERLREEKNRREDAEEQKAGWEKRGQEVEHLLKDVKEEVMKSEAEKEELARKVEEYERRIEDSEARAVKAEERYADALAARAAAGEGGEIDPSAVEERVQRLVSAQIDSKIEAVSRELHAVYKEKHERKVATLKKSYEARGEKKCAELQARLHQLEKQNEGLLAAKDATFSGPVAGDMTFSGEAEAELKAQIEEQRAQFARLEAEMLTSRQHQEQLERELAQERIEKGDLVAAVDEMLLLQSEQGPAQGAMSVVEDFRKSISRPASAMSSGLRAPGSKIGGVGRPASGIAKGGMMSRIEKMGSSRTGGGHD; encoded by the coding sequence ATGGAGGACCCATCACCGCAAGTTCAACCACGTGTGGAGGAGAGCACCTTCGCATTCGACCACAACGAACCCAGCTCGCCATTCGTGTCGGAAGCCAACAGCAGGCTGATAAGCAAAACATGGGATGCCCCAATCACTAAGacggaagaggagcagcatACTATGGATATCTTTGCGACACCAACGAAGCACGGACTCGACGACATGGCGGAGGACATGGAGAACGTGCCAGAAACTGGGAATACAATCACAAAGCTCAGACCAGCGACACCACCTGAAAGCAAAGCCTTGCCAGACTCGCCAGTCAATGAGGCGCGACGAGGAAGCACCGATTCCGACCTCATGCCTCCTCCACAGTCGACGCGCAAATCGCAGACACCGAAACGATCGCCGCTGAAGCCATCTCGAAACGCGACCGGCAATGCCCAAACACCGCGCGCGACGACGAGTCCACGGAAGAACTCGTTCGGGTCAGAACTGACGCAGTCCACGCCCCGGGGCTCCAACAATAACCCCGATACACGAACAACACATCAGTACGCAGAAGAGAGCTCCGGATTCGATGACACCTGCTTCAGCGCCTTCTCTGAGGTACCAGATATGACCACATGGGCGAAAATAGGTCAAAGTCCAACCAAGCGCGGCGAGGCATTGCGAACGCCCGGCAGACAGACTGATGCCACTCCGCGAACCTCTCGCAAGCGGTCATCTCCTTCCCGATCTCCCTCGCCGACTCCACGAAGGTCGAGAGTAGGGTCGAAGAGCGGACACGGCCATTCGTCAAGTCAGGATGGTACTACCTTCCTCATTGACTTCACACAGCAAATGGACAACATGGCAAGCTACAGCCGTCATGCTTCGCCAGCCAAATCGAGTACTCAGCCAGATCTCCTCAAGTTCATGAACAGTCAACGCTCGCCGCACAAGACAACGCGCCAAAGTTATGCCACACCTGCAAAGCAAAGTAGCATCATGAACCTCCTCGACTTCGAGCTCCCACCTGCACCTACGCCCCGGTCCGTGCCCACGATTACTGTTCGAGAGCTCGAGTCGCTCAAATCGTCCTACCTTTCGCAGATATCATCTTTGAAAGCGACGCTGAGCGgtcgcgaagctgaagtgGAAAGCCTCAAGCGCGCAGTTGGCGATGCGGAGCGTCGAGTTGGCGAGGCGCAAGAGAGGctgcgagaagagaagaatagaCGCGAAGATGCGGAAGAGCAAAAGGCTGGGTGGGAGAAGCGAGGGCAGGAAGTCGAGCACTTGCTCAAGGATGTTAAGGAGGAAGTCATGAAGTCGGAAGCAGAGAAAGAGGAATTGGCGCGCAAGGTGGAGGAGTACGAGCGCAGAATTGAGGACTCGGAAGCAAGAGCAGTCAAGGCTGAGGAGCGGTATGCGGACGCCTTGGCAGCaagggcagcagcaggagaggGCGGCGAAATTGATCCTTCTGCTGTCGAGGAGCGCGTGCAACGGCTCGTTTCCGCACAAATCGACAGCAAGATTGAGGCCGTTTCGCGTGAGCTGCATGCTGTCTACAAAGAGAAGCACGAACGCAAGGTTGCcacgctgaagaagagctacGAGGCTCGTGGTGAAAAGAAGTGCGCTGAGCTGCAAGCCCGTCTCCATCAACTTGAGAAGCAGAACGAAGGTCTCTTGGCAGCAAAGGATGCGACATTTTCTGGGCCAGTCGCAGGCGATATGACATTCTCTGGCGAGGCCGAAGCAGAACTCAAAGCTCAGATTGAGGAGCAACGTGCACAGTTCGCTCGTCTGGAGGCAGAGATGTTGACTTCACGGCAACACCAGGAGCAGCTTGAACGCGAGCTTGCACAGGAACGAATCGAAAAGGGTGATcttgtcgctgctgttgaCGAGATGCTTCTCTTGCAGTCTGAACAGGGCCCGGCACAAGGTGCCATGTCTGTCGTTGAGGACTTCAGAAAAAGCATTAGTCGACCCGCTTCTGCAATGTCCAGCGGACTTCGAGCTCCAGGAAGCAAGATAGGAGGCGTCGGGCGACCAGCGAGCGGCATCGCAAAAGGTGGCATGATGTCGAGGATTGAGAAGATGGGTAGCAGCAGGACTGGTGGCGGACATGATTAG